The window TGTTCTCCGTGCTGGTCGGGTCGCGGAGCGTGGGCTCGGCGGGGCGCAAGGCGGCGTCGCGGATGCGGACCGCGGCCGGCAAGCGGCGGATGAGCCAGCGGGCCGAGGTCGACGTCGAGGAGTCGATGGGCGAGATCGAGCGGCTCGAGGCCGAGCTCGAGGCCCTTGCCGAGGACATGCAGGCGGAGGTCGACCGGATCGCGGCGGCGTCCGAGCGCACCGCGCTCTCGATCGAGGAGGTCTCGCTCCGGCCCAAGCGCGCCGACATCGTGGTCGACGACCTGCTGCTGGTGTGGGCATGAGCCGGCGCTCCTGCGCTCTCTGGCGCCTGGCGGCGGGGGCAGCGATCGCCGCTGCAGCGGCCTCGGGCGGCGGCGCCGCGCCGGCCGTGGCTGCCGGCGCGGAACGCCCGCCGACCCGCGCCGAGGTGGAGGCCGGGATGGGCCTGAGGTCGGAGGGAGACCTGGTGCGCGGCCAGCTCGACACCGTCGGCTTCCCGGTCACCGCGGACCAGGCCGAGGACGTGGGCTCGGCGGCGGTGCGCCTCGAGGGGCTGGCGGCCGGCGTCCCCGGCGAACCCCTGGTGGGCGGGGTCTGCCCCCACGACGACCACCTGTACGCAGGCCGGGTCTACGTCCACCTGACGCAGCGGATCACGGCGCCGCGGGTGGTGCTGGTCGGCGTCTTCCACAAGGCGCGGGAGTGGCAGCTCGCGGATCGGGTGGTGTTCGATGGCTTCCAGGCCTGGCACGGGCCCTGGGGACCGGTGGCCGTCGATCCGTTGCGCGACGAGCTGATCGCAGCCCTCCGGCCGAGCTCGTACTCGGTGGACAACGCCATGCACTGCCGCGAGCACTCGATCGAGGCGATCGTGCCCTTCCTGCAGCGGGCCCGGCGCGACCTCACGATCGTGCCGATCCTGGTTCCCTACATGGGCTGGGAGCGGATCGACGAGCTCACGGGAGAGATGGCTGCGGCGCTCTCGGCTGCGATGGCGAGCCACGGCTGGCGGCTCGGCCGCGACCTCGCGATCGTCGTCTCGTCCGACGCCGTCCACTACGGCGACGACTTCGACCACGCGCCCTTCGGGACCGACGCCGAGGGCTATCAGCGCGCGGTGGCGCGTGACCTCGCGCTGGCGCGCGCCCACCTCGAGGGGCCGCTCCAGGCCGACCGCCTGGCCGGCCTGCTCGAAGAGCTGGTGGAGCCGGGCGATATCCGGCGGTACCGGATCCCCTGGTGCGGCCGCTTCTCGATCCCGTTCGGCCTCGAGCTGCTGCGCAAGACCGCGGCGCTCACCGGCGCCGGGGTGCCGCGCGGAAGCCTGCTGCGCCACGGCACCAGCTTGTCCGAGCCCGAGCTGCCGGTGAGCCAGGCGACTCGCGACGCGGGGTTGGGCAAGACCGCGCCGTCGAACCTGCACCACTGGGTTGGCTACGCCGCGGTCGGCTACTCGCTCGAGAGCCCGCAGTAGCCTGCGGCCACGGCGCGATCGAGGACCGCGACGGTGCCGCCGGCAGGCTCACAACGGTCCTGCGGTCCGGGGCCGCGGCGCCCGCTCAGGGCTGCGCGGGCTGCTCCCCGAGCAGGTAGCGCTTGAACCACGCCAGGTCCCACTCCAGCTTCGCCCGCCGGTGCTCGCAGGTCGACAGGCCGTGACCCTCGCCCGGGTAGATGACCAGCTCGGCCGGCACCCCCAGGTACTGGCGGAGCGCCCGGTAGAGGGTCCGCGAGTGGGCCGCCGGCACCCGCGGGTCGTCGCCGCCGACGTGGATCAGGGTCGGCGTCCTGACCTCGCCGAGCCGGTACAGCGGCGAGCCCTCGCGGTACTTCTGGGTGTCGACCCACGGCAGCCGGCCGCCCATGAAGTTGATGACGTGGCCCGGGGTGTCCTCGAGACCCCACTGGAGGACCTGGTCAATGACGCCGGCGCCACTGGAGGCGGCCTTGAACCGGCGGGTGGAGGTAATCAGGCAGTTGGTCAGGAAGCCGCCGTTGGACCAGCCCATGACGCCGAGCCGCTCCGGGTCGGCGATCCCGCGCTCGATCATGGCGTCGACCCCGGTCAGGATGTCCTGGACGTCGATGTCGTTCTCGCGGCCGACCAGCTCGACCATGAAGCGGTCCCCGTAGCCGGTCGACCCTCGGTAGTTGGGGCTGAGCAGGGCGTAGCCGTTGGCCGCGAGCAGGGTCCGGCCGTA of the Thermoanaerobaculales bacterium genome contains:
- the amrB gene encoding AmmeMemoRadiSam system protein B, encoding MSRRSCALWRLAAGAAIAAAAASGGGAAPAVAAGAERPPTRAEVEAGMGLRSEGDLVRGQLDTVGFPVTADQAEDVGSAAVRLEGLAAGVPGEPLVGGVCPHDDHLYAGRVYVHLTQRITAPRVVLVGVFHKAREWQLADRVVFDGFQAWHGPWGPVAVDPLRDELIAALRPSSYSVDNAMHCREHSIEAIVPFLQRARRDLTIVPILVPYMGWERIDELTGEMAAALSAAMASHGWRLGRDLAIVVSSDAVHYGDDFDHAPFGTDAEGYQRAVARDLALARAHLEGPLQADRLAGLLEELVEPGDIRRYRIPWCGRFSIPFGLELLRKTAALTGAGVPRGSLLRHGTSLSEPELPVSQATRDAGLGKTAPSNLHHWVGYAAVGYSLESPQ